A window from Thermodesulforhabdaceae bacterium encodes these proteins:
- the ispH gene encoding 4-hydroxy-3-methylbut-2-enyl diphosphate reductase: MKVIVAKTAGFCNGVRYALDVTLDAVKRRKPDEIICTYGPLIHNHQVLAILKEKGVREVNSPEECEGKTVVIRAHGIPPNLRRQIYERATKVINATCKRVARVQAVIRQHARKGYHTVIVGDADHAEVIGLLGYAEGKGIAIQHPDDVEKLPDDWEKVLLVAQTTQNEEIFEEVVKRFRQKYPSGVIKKTICGATHERQEEVRQLARKVDAMVIVGGYHSGNTVRLAQVALMEGVPTYHVETEKDLNPEEMSRYRVVGVSAGASTPQWMIENVVRFLETISHRKASIKDYIRELYKVLVYSQGISFLTGFFFTFAVGLLLGIRPGFMVAFLAGLLCFAMQVLYCYLSYDGVLFNDPQWTNFLVKHRKFLIGLAVTLSMIFSGCVWLDLWAMPGFALAVILGSILLISGDDLRSFLGLGYLVKALFWTALTVLMPFGRELFSHPLELFVVGLVAFLTLFMKHLIQDLIETRRDRVIGRGTLVGVWGLEKTKKYLFAGIFALFLMLFLGPSIGILSRAAYLFVVPLGVLAFCVSRFVGKRTITDSTMTDLLIDGSFIIPGFIGLLFL, from the coding sequence GTGAAAGTTATTGTTGCGAAGACGGCTGGTTTTTGTAACGGCGTTCGTTATGCCCTTGATGTAACTCTTGATGCTGTAAAGCGTCGAAAACCTGATGAGATCATCTGCACCTACGGGCCACTGATTCATAACCATCAGGTTCTTGCAATTCTTAAAGAAAAAGGCGTTCGAGAAGTTAATTCTCCTGAAGAATGCGAAGGAAAGACCGTGGTAATAAGAGCTCACGGTATTCCCCCCAACCTTCGCCGCCAGATTTACGAAAGAGCCACCAAGGTTATTAATGCCACCTGTAAGCGGGTTGCTCGAGTTCAAGCCGTAATCCGTCAGCATGCTCGTAAAGGTTACCACACGGTTATTGTGGGAGATGCTGATCATGCCGAAGTGATTGGACTTTTGGGGTATGCTGAAGGAAAGGGCATTGCCATTCAGCACCCTGACGATGTTGAAAAACTCCCAGACGACTGGGAAAAAGTTCTTCTTGTGGCTCAGACAACCCAAAATGAAGAAATCTTTGAAGAAGTTGTTAAACGATTTCGTCAGAAATACCCATCAGGGGTTATAAAGAAAACCATCTGCGGTGCTACTCACGAACGTCAGGAAGAAGTAAGGCAGCTCGCTCGCAAGGTAGATGCTATGGTTATAGTTGGGGGTTACCACAGCGGTAATACTGTGCGATTGGCTCAGGTTGCTCTTATGGAAGGAGTTCCGACCTACCACGTGGAAACTGAAAAGGATCTAAACCCGGAAGAAATGTCACGCTACAGAGTTGTAGGGGTATCAGCCGGAGCTTCAACTCCGCAGTGGATGATTGAAAATGTTGTTCGCTTTCTGGAAACCATTTCACATCGCAAAGCTTCCATAAAGGATTACATTCGTGAACTATACAAAGTTCTTGTTTATTCTCAGGGTATTTCTTTTCTAACGGGTTTCTTTTTTACTTTTGCTGTCGGTCTCCTTTTGGGAATTAGACCAGGTTTCATGGTCGCTTTCCTTGCTGGACTGCTGTGTTTTGCAATGCAAGTTCTTTATTGCTATCTTTCTTACGATGGAGTGCTTTTTAATGATCCCCAATGGACGAATTTTCTCGTAAAACACAGAAAATTTCTTATCGGTCTTGCCGTTACGCTCTCTATGATTTTTTCTGGATGTGTATGGCTTGACCTCTGGGCAATGCCCGGTTTTGCCTTAGCTGTAATTCTCGGAAGCATTCTTCTTATCTCAGGTGACGATCTTCGATCTTTTCTGGGCTTGGGATACTTAGTAAAAGCCCTTTTTTGGACTGCACTGACAGTGCTTATGCCCTTTGGAAGAGAGCTTTTTTCTCACCCTCTGGAATTATTTGTTGTGGGGCTGGTTGCGTTTCTCACCCTTTTTATGAAACATCTCATTCAGGATCTTATTGAAACTCGACGGGATCGTGTTATTGGTCGGGGAACTCTTGTAGGTGTTTGGGGACTGGAAAAGACAAAAAAATACCTTTTCGCTGGAATATTTGCTCTGTTCTTGATGCTCTTTCTGGGACCGTCTATCGGAATACTTAGTCGAGCAGCCTATCTTTTCGTTGTGCCGCTGGGAGTATTGGCCTTTTGTGTTAGTCGGTTTGTTGGCAAAAGAACAATAACCGATTCCACCATGACCGACCTACTTATTGATGGAAGTTTCATTATACCTGGATTTATAGGTCTTTTGTTTCTATAG
- the trxA gene encoding thioredoxin gives MAGKNVVEITDKNFEQEVSKSDIPVLVDFWAAWCGPCRAIAPVIDELANEYAGKIKVGKCNVDENPITPSRYGIRAIPTLIFFKNGSVVEQITGAVAKSQIAAVIDRIIS, from the coding sequence ATGGCTGGAAAAAACGTTGTGGAAATTACGGATAAGAACTTTGAACAGGAAGTAAGCAAATCTGACATCCCAGTGCTGGTCGATTTTTGGGCTGCTTGGTGTGGTCCCTGTCGTGCCATTGCTCCAGTAATAGACGAGCTGGCAAATGAATATGCTGGAAAAATCAAAGTTGGCAAATGCAATGTTGATGAAAATCCGATTACGCCTTCTAGATATGGCATTAGGGCCATTCCTACTCTGATTTTTTTCAAAAATGGATCGGTAGTTGAGCAAATTACTGGAGCCGTGGCAAAGTCTCAAATAGCCGCGGTAATTGATAGAATTATTTCGTGA
- a CDS encoding FAD-dependent oxidoreductase, producing MEKKVGVYICSGCGIGEAINVEQLASVASENNAAVCRSHGVLCSKEGVQVIKNDIEQEGVNAIVIAACSPRVMYDVFSFDGCIVDRVNIREQVAWSQPPGDENTQMMAEDYLRMGLTKVGRMELPEPYKPDTEMSKDVLVVGGGVSGLSAALAAADAGYKVTLVEKSAELGGFQKKVKNIATFPYKRGLQSNPVDDIIQKVQNNENITVYTEAKIGSTVGGPGLFDVTILKDGSTIDHRFGAIVLATGWVPYDPTKLNAKLGYGLPNVVTGVEFEEMIAQGAIKRPKDGGEVQNVAFILCAGSRDPEHLPYCSTVCCIASLKQALEVKRQNSDANVFIVYKEMRTPGQSEDLYRKAQEEGVIFVRCQNPEVGKGVQGLTVKGFEDLVGDEVIIDDLDLVVLATGMVPTTSFGENVLAAEKKEGEEEAVPTDVILSSDILNLQYRQGPEVPILKYGFPDSHFICFPYESRRTGIYPTGCVRRPMGVASAIEDGAGAAMKAIQCIELVHKGMAVHPRAGDTSFPEFFMQRCTQCKRCTVECPFGAINEDEKANPLPQPTRCRRCGICMGACPERIISFKNYSVGMIGDMVKAINVPDEYEEKPRILVLACENDAYPALDMVGVRHMKYNPWVRVIPLRCLGSMNLIWIADALSSGIDGVLLLGCKYGDDYQCHFIRGSELANIRLGKIKETLDRLALESDRVRFETVSISDYDRLPKILDEFAERIQEIGPNPYKGF from the coding sequence ATGGAAAAAAAGGTTGGTGTTTATATATGTTCGGGATGTGGCATCGGAGAGGCCATAAATGTTGAGCAGTTGGCGAGTGTGGCAAGCGAAAATAACGCTGCCGTTTGCCGAAGCCACGGAGTGCTCTGTAGTAAGGAAGGCGTTCAAGTTATAAAAAACGATATTGAACAGGAAGGGGTCAATGCGATTGTTATTGCAGCTTGTTCACCTAGAGTCATGTATGATGTTTTTTCCTTTGATGGATGTATTGTCGACCGAGTGAACATTAGAGAGCAGGTTGCCTGGAGTCAGCCGCCAGGTGATGAAAACACCCAAATGATGGCTGAAGATTATCTCCGAATGGGATTGACTAAGGTGGGCAGGATGGAACTTCCTGAGCCTTATAAACCCGATACAGAAATGTCCAAAGATGTTTTGGTTGTAGGCGGTGGAGTATCAGGACTTTCAGCAGCGTTAGCCGCAGCAGATGCTGGATATAAGGTTACGTTGGTAGAAAAGTCGGCAGAACTTGGTGGATTTCAGAAAAAAGTCAAAAATATCGCTACCTTTCCTTACAAGAGAGGACTTCAGAGCAACCCCGTTGACGATATAATCCAAAAGGTCCAGAATAACGAAAACATCACGGTTTATACAGAAGCAAAAATTGGAAGCACCGTCGGCGGTCCAGGATTGTTTGATGTGACAATATTAAAGGATGGTTCCACTATAGATCATCGTTTTGGAGCCATAGTTCTGGCTACGGGATGGGTGCCTTACGATCCCACAAAACTTAACGCTAAGTTGGGATATGGTCTTCCTAATGTGGTGACAGGTGTAGAATTTGAAGAAATGATAGCTCAGGGAGCGATAAAACGCCCGAAAGATGGTGGCGAAGTTCAGAATGTAGCTTTTATCCTTTGCGCCGGTTCTAGAGATCCTGAGCATCTTCCCTATTGTTCCACTGTTTGCTGTATAGCTTCACTTAAACAAGCACTCGAAGTAAAACGTCAAAACTCTGATGCTAATGTTTTCATTGTTTATAAGGAAATGAGAACACCAGGGCAGTCCGAGGATCTCTATCGTAAAGCTCAGGAAGAGGGAGTTATTTTTGTAAGGTGCCAGAACCCGGAAGTGGGCAAGGGAGTTCAGGGGCTTACGGTTAAAGGTTTTGAGGACTTAGTAGGTGATGAAGTTATCATTGATGATCTGGATCTTGTGGTTCTGGCTACCGGCATGGTGCCCACAACATCCTTTGGTGAAAATGTCTTGGCAGCGGAAAAGAAAGAGGGAGAAGAAGAGGCTGTTCCGACTGATGTCATCCTTAGCTCGGACATTCTTAATCTTCAGTATCGCCAGGGACCCGAAGTTCCCATCCTAAAATATGGCTTTCCCGATTCTCATTTTATTTGTTTCCCCTACGAAAGCAGACGAACCGGTATTTATCCGACAGGCTGTGTAAGAAGGCCCATGGGCGTTGCTTCGGCCATTGAAGATGGAGCCGGAGCGGCTATGAAAGCTATCCAGTGTATTGAACTTGTTCATAAAGGGATGGCAGTTCATCCCAGAGCTGGAGATACCTCTTTTCCCGAATTCTTTATGCAAAGATGTACTCAGTGTAAGCGATGCACGGTCGAATGTCCCTTTGGAGCGATCAATGAAGATGAGAAAGCTAATCCTCTTCCTCAGCCAACAAGATGTAGGCGTTGCGGAATCTGTATGGGTGCCTGTCCAGAACGTATCATCTCCTTTAAGAACTACTCTGTGGGTATGATCGGTGATATGGTTAAAGCCATCAACGTGCCTGATGAATATGAGGAAAAGCCCCGCATTTTAGTGCTTGCCTGCGAAAATGATGCTTATCCGGCACTTGATATGGTTGGAGTTCGCCATATGAAATACAATCCCTGGGTAAGAGTAATTCCTCTTAGGTGTTTGGGATCGATGAACCTTATCTGGATTGCTGATGCCTTGTCCTCTGGTATTGATGGAGTCTTGCTGTTAGGGTGTAAATACGGTGACGATTATCAGTGCCACTTTATAAGAGGAAGTGAGCTGGCGAATATAAGGCTTGGTAAAATAAAGGAAACTCTCGATCGCCTTGCTCTTGAATCAGATAGAGTCCGTTTCGAAACGGTTTCTATCTCCGATTATGACAGGTTACCCAAGATCTTGGATGAATTTGCTGAAAGAATTCAAGAAATTGGACCTAATCCTTATAAGGGCTTCTAA
- a CDS encoding glycosyltransferase, producing the protein MPSIVVPVSVVITTFNRARFIEEAVRSVLSQRRVVPLEVIVVDDGSTDETPKIMEAFRCRVKYVFQNNRGVSSARNHGIMLSSGEWIAFLDSDDLWLPHKLFHHWRFCLENPHILISQTDELWLRRGTHLNPRKYHEKPEGYCFDRLLERCLISPSAVMIHRSIFTSVGFFDERLPACEDYDLWLRIGYQYPVGLVRNKLVIKRGGHEDQLSSSIKALDRFRIFAMVKLLLHEPLSTNQRQAVIKELSNKCKIYALGAKKRSKTLQYEFFLALPALVQEGRIRDETDLFPYMID; encoded by the coding sequence ATGCCATCTATCGTTGTTCCTGTAAGTGTGGTTATTACAACCTTTAACCGCGCCAGGTTTATTGAAGAAGCTGTCCGATCGGTTCTTTCCCAACGAAGGGTAGTTCCACTTGAAGTTATTGTCGTAGATGACGGTTCAACTGATGAAACTCCCAAAATAATGGAAGCTTTTAGGTGCAGAGTAAAGTATGTCTTTCAAAATAATAGGGGTGTGAGTTCTGCTAGAAATCATGGAATTATGTTGTCATCTGGGGAATGGATAGCCTTTTTGGACTCTGACGATCTGTGGCTTCCACATAAACTTTTCCATCACTGGCGGTTTTGTTTAGAAAATCCCCATATTCTGATCTCTCAAACTGATGAACTATGGCTTCGGCGAGGAACTCATTTAAATCCCAGGAAATATCATGAAAAACCCGAAGGATATTGTTTTGACAGGCTTCTTGAACGGTGTCTTATAAGTCCATCGGCTGTCATGATTCATCGATCTATCTTTACTAGCGTGGGGTTCTTTGATGAACGTCTCCCAGCCTGCGAGGACTATGATTTGTGGCTGCGTATTGGTTACCAATATCCTGTAGGGCTGGTTAGGAATAAACTCGTGATCAAACGAGGTGGACACGAAGATCAACTTTCCAGTTCAATAAAGGCGCTTGATAGATTCCGAATCTTTGCGATGGTTAAGCTCCTTTTGCATGAACCGTTATCAACGAATCAGCGGCAGGCTGTAATAAAGGAACTTTCAAATAAGTGCAAAATTTACGCTCTTGGAGCAAAAAAGCGAAGCAAAACCTTACAGTATGAATTTTTTCTAGCCCTTCCAGCACTTGTTCAAGAAGGGCGTATAAGAGACGAAACAGATCTTTTTCCTTACATGATCGATTAA
- the der gene encoding ribosome biogenesis GTPase Der — protein MNAPVVAIVGRPNVGKSTLFNRLLGKRKAVVDDKPGLTVDRLYSEVQWKGHLFTIIDTAGLSILKDSSLVETLTNQVMFAIDEANLILFVTDGQSGLNEEDQFIADLLRKSGKPFFLVVNKIDNPRKTSLILAEFYSLGIDHPYPISALHGTGTEDLLDDIVKFLPFYQEASEYKDDETSKPIKVTIVGRPNVGKSTMLNKILGFPRVHVSPEPGTTKDPVEVSFERGGRHFCFVDTAGIRRKGRIKERLEKVFVGKALESINLSDIAILLIDAQEGPTDQDSHLGGYIQRAGKGCIIGINKWDTLVDKSPQEIKNFLAIVKEHFKFLDYAPIIPCSALTGKNIAKFFPTIEKVYQQYTTRIGTGVLNRALEKIVEKHQPPASSGRQIKFYYVTQPGIAPPTFAIFCNRPEDVHFSYERYLENQIRNTFKLSHTPIKIILRKRGESSKILSA, from the coding sequence ATGAACGCTCCAGTTGTAGCTATTGTAGGACGTCCAAATGTCGGAAAATCCACTTTGTTTAATAGACTTCTTGGAAAACGCAAAGCTGTGGTTGATGATAAGCCTGGTTTAACAGTGGATCGACTTTACAGTGAAGTGCAGTGGAAGGGACATCTATTTACCATCATAGATACGGCAGGACTTTCAATTCTGAAAGATTCTTCCCTGGTAGAAACCCTTACCAATCAAGTCATGTTCGCAATAGATGAGGCAAACCTGATTTTATTCGTGACTGATGGACAGAGCGGGCTCAATGAGGAAGATCAATTCATCGCCGATCTTCTTCGCAAATCTGGAAAGCCTTTTTTCCTTGTGGTTAACAAGATAGACAATCCCCGCAAGACGTCTCTGATTTTAGCGGAATTTTATAGCTTGGGCATAGATCATCCCTATCCGATAAGTGCTTTACATGGAACGGGCACAGAAGACCTATTGGATGACATCGTTAAATTTTTGCCTTTTTATCAAGAAGCGTCTGAATATAAAGATGATGAAACAAGTAAACCGATAAAAGTCACTATAGTTGGGCGTCCCAATGTTGGAAAATCGACCATGCTTAACAAGATTCTTGGGTTTCCCCGAGTCCATGTAAGTCCAGAACCTGGGACCACCAAAGATCCGGTAGAGGTAAGCTTCGAGCGAGGAGGACGTCATTTCTGCTTCGTCGATACAGCGGGTATAAGGCGAAAAGGACGCATTAAAGAAAGGCTTGAAAAGGTCTTCGTTGGAAAAGCCCTGGAAAGCATCAATCTCTCCGATATAGCCATACTCTTAATTGACGCTCAAGAGGGTCCCACGGATCAAGATTCCCATTTAGGAGGTTACATCCAACGAGCCGGAAAAGGTTGCATAATAGGAATCAACAAATGGGATACCTTAGTGGACAAGTCTCCGCAGGAAATCAAAAATTTTCTCGCTATAGTTAAGGAACATTTCAAATTCCTTGATTACGCTCCCATAATTCCCTGTTCGGCTCTTACGGGGAAAAATATCGCCAAGTTTTTTCCTACTATCGAAAAGGTATATCAACAATACACGACCCGTATAGGAACTGGAGTTCTTAACCGAGCTTTAGAAAAAATTGTTGAAAAGCATCAACCACCAGCTTCATCTGGAAGACAAATAAAATTTTACTATGTTACTCAGCCCGGCATAGCTCCACCCACTTTTGCCATTTTCTGCAACCGCCCAGAAGATGTTCATTTTTCTTATGAAAGATACCTTGAAAACCAGATAAGAAACACTTTCAAGCTCAGTCATACTCCTATAAAGATCATTTTAAGAAAGCGAGGCGAAAGCTCAAAAATTCTCAGTGCTTAA
- the rho gene encoding transcription termination factor Rho: MIIESPPAGGVLNLTEIKRKNIQSLIRIAQEYGIEGASSMRKQDLIFSILQSHAERNGIIYGEGVLEILTDGFGFLRTQDYNYLPGPDDIYVSPSQIRRFNLRTGDTVSGQVRPPKDNERYFALLKVESINYEPPEVAKEKILFDNLTPIYPNQKIKLETAPDNFSTRVMDMLTPIGFGQRGLIVAPPRTGKTMLLQNIANAIARNHPEAYLIVLLIDERPEEVTDMERNVRAEVVSSTFDEPAQRHVQVAEMVIEKAKRLVEHKRDVVILLDSITRLARAYNTVVPPSGKILSGGLDSNALHRPKRFFGAARNIEEGGSLTIVATALIDTGSRMDEVIFEEFKGTGNMEIVLDRRLADRRIFPAIDINKSGTRKEELLLPPKDLNRIWILRKLLSPLNPVDAMEFLLDKMAGTRNNAEFLASMSQ; this comes from the coding sequence ATGATTATTGAATCTCCCCCTGCTGGTGGAGTCTTAAATCTGACAGAAATTAAACGTAAAAACATACAGAGTCTCATTCGTATTGCTCAGGAGTATGGCATCGAAGGCGCATCGTCAATGAGAAAGCAAGATCTTATTTTTTCAATCCTTCAAAGTCACGCTGAAAGGAATGGCATTATATACGGCGAAGGAGTGCTGGAAATCTTGACGGACGGATTCGGTTTTCTAAGAACTCAGGATTATAATTACCTTCCTGGTCCTGATGACATTTACGTCTCCCCATCACAAATAAGACGATTCAACTTAAGAACCGGTGATACTGTATCAGGTCAAGTGCGTCCCCCAAAAGACAATGAACGCTACTTTGCTCTATTGAAGGTCGAATCGATCAATTACGAACCTCCAGAGGTGGCAAAAGAAAAAATTCTATTTGACAACCTGACCCCAATATATCCAAACCAAAAAATCAAGCTTGAAACCGCTCCTGATAATTTCTCAACCAGAGTTATGGATATGTTAACACCAATAGGTTTTGGTCAGAGGGGCCTTATTGTTGCTCCCCCCAGGACAGGAAAAACAATGCTTCTTCAGAACATCGCTAATGCTATTGCTCGTAATCACCCAGAAGCTTATTTGATAGTCCTTCTGATTGACGAAAGGCCAGAAGAAGTTACCGATATGGAAAGAAATGTTCGAGCGGAAGTAGTAAGCTCAACTTTTGATGAACCTGCTCAGCGCCACGTTCAGGTAGCAGAAATGGTCATAGAAAAGGCAAAACGCCTTGTGGAACATAAACGGGATGTGGTCATTTTGCTAGATAGCATTACCAGGCTGGCAAGAGCATACAATACGGTAGTTCCTCCAAGCGGAAAGATTCTTTCGGGAGGTTTGGATTCTAACGCCCTTCATCGTCCAAAACGATTTTTTGGAGCAGCTCGTAATATCGAAGAAGGTGGAAGCCTAACCATCGTAGCCACTGCTCTCATCGATACAGGAAGTAGAATGGATGAAGTTATTTTTGAAGAATTCAAAGGTACCGGTAATATGGAGATTGTCCTGGACAGAAGGCTTGCCGACCGCCGTATCTTCCCTGCAATCGACATAAACAAATCTGGAACCAGAAAGGAAGAACTCCTGTTACCACCCAAGGACCTGAACAGAATATGGATACTCCGCAAACTTCTTTCACCTCTAAACCCTGTGGATGCAATGGAATTTCTTCTCGACAAAATGGCAGGAACCAGAAACAATGCAGAATTCCTCGCATCTATGAGCCAATAA
- the bamD gene encoding outer membrane protein assembly factor BamD — MIRLTIKGWIGVSLLAIIMTMSYGCGTDIARFYFEDLFESGKSTESSADQLAWKGLESFRKKKYGEAQKAFQKLIEQYPYSKHVILAELKLGDAYYLDKKYAEAAVAYEQFARLHPGHEAAPYALYQLGMSYFKMGEDVDRDHEQLNKALSVFERLAKAYAGTPYAAKAATQASLCKQKLADYELKVATFYYKRGKYTAAKKRLEYALANYPSELAQIKRIQEAEDMLKKCRDKINKGAEQPSFWTRIGF, encoded by the coding sequence ATGATAAGACTTACAATTAAAGGGTGGATAGGGGTAAGCCTTTTGGCTATAATTATGACGATGTCTTACGGTTGCGGGACTGATATAGCAAGATTCTACTTTGAAGATCTCTTTGAATCTGGAAAATCTACTGAATCTTCCGCAGACCAGCTAGCATGGAAGGGGCTTGAAAGCTTTAGAAAGAAAAAATACGGAGAAGCTCAGAAGGCATTTCAGAAGCTGATAGAACAGTATCCATACAGCAAACATGTAATCCTGGCAGAACTAAAACTGGGCGATGCTTACTATCTCGATAAAAAATATGCTGAAGCAGCGGTTGCTTACGAGCAATTTGCAAGACTTCATCCTGGTCATGAAGCAGCTCCCTATGCTCTTTATCAACTTGGTATGAGTTACTTTAAGATGGGCGAAGATGTTGACAGAGATCATGAGCAACTAAACAAGGCTCTTTCTGTTTTCGAAAGACTTGCTAAAGCCTACGCTGGAACGCCCTATGCTGCGAAGGCAGCGACGCAAGCTTCTCTTTGTAAACAAAAATTAGCGGATTATGAACTCAAGGTAGCTACATTCTATTACAAACGTGGAAAATATACAGCTGCAAAGAAAAGACTGGAATATGCTCTGGCAAACTATCCATCTGAACTGGCTCAAATTAAAAGAATTCAAGAAGCTGAAGACATGCTTAAAAAATGTCGAGACAAAATAAACAAAGGAGCTGAACAACCAAGTTTTTGGACACGGATCGGCTTCTAA
- a CDS encoding CoB--CoM heterodisulfide reductase iron-sulfur subunit A family protein: protein MSGPTNQSILVVGGGMSGMTAAIEAAEAGYEVYLVEKNPYLGGRVAQLNQYFPKLCPPYCGLEINFRRIKQNPRIHVFTLAQVESIAGEEGNFDVTVLIKPRYVNEKCTCCGKCAEATTLEIDNPFNYGMDKIKAAYLPHDLAFPMRYVIDPILVQSSEAQKVKESCPYDAIDLTMEPKTIKLSVGSVVWATGWNPYDAKKLDTYGFGVYPDVITNVMMERMAANNGPTQGRIVRPSTGQPPKNVAFIQCAGSRDENHLPFCSSICCLASMKQATYVREQIPDATIYIFYIDIRATDRYEDFYLRVKKDDKVIFFKGKVAKIFPSETSDQLILRVENTMTEELVEMPFDLVVLATGMEPSTSVEPMPLPVAYDDYQFLPGSVVQPGIYAAGCVRSPLNVAESVQDGTSAAIRAIKSIARRR, encoded by the coding sequence ATGAGTGGCCCGACAAACCAAAGTATTCTTGTTGTAGGCGGCGGAATGAGCGGAATGACAGCCGCTATTGAAGCCGCAGAAGCAGGCTACGAAGTGTATCTTGTAGAGAAAAATCCATACCTTGGGGGAAGAGTGGCTCAGCTTAACCAGTATTTTCCAAAACTCTGTCCCCCTTACTGTGGTCTGGAAATTAACTTCCGCCGCATTAAACAAAATCCCCGGATTCACGTTTTTACTTTGGCTCAGGTAGAATCTATTGCGGGGGAAGAAGGTAATTTTGATGTTACCGTGCTTATTAAGCCCCGCTACGTTAACGAAAAATGCACTTGTTGTGGAAAATGTGCCGAAGCTACCACGCTTGAAATCGACAACCCATTCAACTACGGTATGGACAAAATAAAAGCAGCCTATTTGCCACATGATCTGGCCTTCCCTATGAGATATGTGATCGATCCCATTCTTGTTCAAAGCTCTGAAGCTCAGAAAGTGAAAGAGTCATGCCCCTACGATGCAATTGATCTTACTATGGAGCCAAAAACGATTAAACTTTCAGTCGGTTCTGTCGTCTGGGCTACCGGGTGGAATCCTTATGATGCTAAAAAGCTTGATACCTATGGATTCGGCGTCTATCCTGACGTAATTACCAATGTCATGATGGAACGGATGGCCGCAAATAACGGACCTACCCAGGGCCGTATAGTTCGACCCTCTACGGGACAACCTCCAAAAAATGTCGCTTTTATACAATGTGCGGGATCTAGAGACGAAAACCACTTGCCTTTCTGTTCAAGTATTTGCTGCCTTGCTTCGATGAAACAGGCCACCTACGTTAGAGAACAAATCCCAGACGCTACTATTTACATATTCTATATCGATATCCGCGCAACGGATCGTTATGAAGATTTTTACCTCAGGGTTAAAAAGGATGATAAGGTCATATTCTTCAAGGGTAAGGTGGCAAAGATCTTTCCGAGCGAAACATCCGATCAACTTATCCTTCGAGTTGAAAACACTATGACGGAAGAACTCGTTGAAATGCCTTTTGACCTGGTTGTTTTAGCAACGGGTATGGAACCTAGCACTTCTGTAGAACCGATGCCTCTTCCCGTGGCTTATGATGATTATCAATTCCTGCCAGGTTCAGTTGTGCAACCGGGTATTTACGCTGCCGGGTGTGTGAGAAGTCCTCTAAATGTTGCTGAATCCGTTCAGGATGGAACTTCAGCGGCTATACGAGCCATAAAGTCGATTGCAAGAAGGAGGTAG
- the trxB gene encoding thioredoxin-disulfide reductase, whose protein sequence is MIYDVAIVGAGPAGCAAGMYAGRARLRAVVIERLSPGGQLLNYSKVENYPGFAEGIETFELSERFAKHMEIFGVERITATLEGIENIQEKIKRVVTSAGVIETKSIIIASGATPKKLNVPGEREFTGKGVSYCAVCDGPFYRGQDVVVVGGGDSALEEALYLTRFASKVFLVHRRDQFRAAKILQDRVSESDKIITVMNTTVNEIKGGGEGVQKISLFDKTNQKTYELEARGVFIFVGLEPNTSFIPKDIRVDEQGFIITDDRMQTSVEGVFAAGDVRSKPLRQIVTAVSDGAVAAFSASQYVEHLA, encoded by the coding sequence ATGATTTATGATGTGGCAATTGTTGGAGCCGGACCTGCGGGTTGTGCCGCTGGCATGTATGCAGGGAGAGCTCGCCTCCGGGCGGTTGTAATAGAGCGGCTTTCCCCCGGAGGACAACTTCTTAACTATTCCAAAGTTGAAAATTACCCTGGATTTGCAGAAGGAATAGAGACTTTTGAGTTATCTGAGAGATTTGCAAAACATATGGAAATTTTTGGTGTAGAAAGGATAACCGCAACACTGGAAGGAATCGAAAATATACAGGAAAAGATAAAAAGGGTCGTAACATCAGCAGGTGTTATTGAAACTAAATCCATCATAATTGCTTCAGGGGCAACCCCAAAAAAGCTAAACGTCCCTGGAGAAAGGGAATTTACTGGAAAAGGGGTTTCATATTGTGCAGTCTGTGATGGACCTTTTTATCGGGGGCAGGATGTTGTTGTGGTAGGTGGAGGAGATTCGGCTCTTGAAGAAGCTCTTTATTTAACTCGCTTCGCTTCCAAGGTATTTCTGGTTCACAGACGTGACCAATTTCGAGCTGCCAAGATTCTTCAGGATCGTGTATCGGAGAGTGATAAAATCATCACGGTCATGAATACTACAGTGAACGAAATCAAGGGTGGAGGCGAAGGGGTTCAGAAAATATCTTTATTTGACAAAACAAATCAAAAGACTTACGAATTAGAAGCTCGAGGGGTTTTCATATTTGTAGGATTAGAACCTAACACATCCTTTATTCCTAAGGATATTAGGGTTGATGAACAGGGATTTATTATTACAGATGATAGGATGCAAACATCCGTTGAAGGAGTGTTTGCGGCTGGCGATGTAAGATCTAAGCCCTTAAGACAGATTGTTACGGCTGTAAGTGACGGAGCTGTGGCTGCTTTTTCAGCAAGCCAGTATGTAGAACATTTAGCTTAA